One Clostridium estertheticum DNA segment encodes these proteins:
- a CDS encoding RluA family pseudouridine synthase: MENFEYKVEEDSVGTRLDVFISNEFENKSRSYIQGIIEGGAAFVNGKIRKSNYKLKVDEIITLTIPEPLELDVEEENIPLDVIYEDSDVIVINKPQDMVVHPAPGNYTGTLVNALLYHCKDLSGINGILRPGIVHRIDKDTSGALVVAKNDNAHNSLAEQLKDHSMTRSYLALVEGIIKQDEGSVDEPIGRHPKDRIKMAVVESGKKAITHYKVIERFDNNTLLECNLETGRTHQIRVHMAKIGHPLVGDLVYGFKKQRFNLKGQVLHAKMLGFIHPSTNEYMEFTSPLPDYFEKIIIKLRNELK, encoded by the coding sequence ATGGAAAATTTTGAGTATAAAGTTGAGGAAGATTCAGTTGGTACAAGATTAGATGTATTTATTTCTAATGAATTTGAAAATAAATCTAGGTCATACATTCAAGGAATAATTGAAGGTGGAGCGGCATTTGTTAATGGTAAGATTAGAAAAAGTAATTATAAATTAAAAGTAGATGAAATAATTACATTAACAATTCCAGAGCCCTTAGAGTTAGACGTTGAGGAAGAAAATATACCTTTGGACGTTATATATGAGGATAGCGATGTAATTGTAATTAATAAACCTCAGGATATGGTGGTTCACCCAGCACCAGGAAATTATACTGGAACCTTAGTTAATGCGCTTCTATATCATTGCAAGGATCTATCAGGCATCAATGGTATTCTAAGGCCAGGAATAGTTCATAGAATCGATAAGGATACATCTGGAGCCCTTGTAGTAGCTAAAAATGATAATGCACATAACTCTTTAGCAGAGCAGCTTAAAGATCATTCCATGACAAGAAGTTATTTAGCTCTTGTAGAAGGTATAATTAAGCAAGATGAAGGCTCAGTAGATGAGCCTATTGGAAGGCATCCTAAGGATAGGATAAAAATGGCTGTAGTAGAAAGTGGTAAGAAGGCTATCACCCACTATAAAGTAATAGAAAGGTTCGACAACAATACCTTATTGGAATGTAATCTAGAAACAGGTCGAACTCATCAAATAAGAGTACATATGGCAAAGATAGGACATCCTTTAGTTGGGGATTTGGTATATGGTTTTAAAAAGCAGAGGTTTAATTTAAAAGGTCAGGTTCTTCATGCAAAAATGCTTGGTTTTATACATCCAAGTACTAACGAATACATGGAATTTACATCACCTCTTCCAGATTATTTCGAAAAAATTATAATCAAGTTAAGAAATGAGTTGAAATAG
- the lspA gene encoding signal peptidase II, producing the protein MELLIVFFGLLLDRLAKIWALGSLKDNNGIIIIKDFFGLEYLENRGAAFGIMQNKTILLAIVTLLVISGMIYYLVKYKPKSKFLRISLALIIGGALGNLYDRLFYKYVVDFILLHYKDIYYFPTFNVADMLVVVGTLVLAISIVKDEV; encoded by the coding sequence ATGGAACTATTAATTGTTTTTTTTGGATTGCTATTGGACAGATTAGCTAAAATTTGGGCGCTGGGTTCACTTAAAGATAATAATGGAATTATAATAATTAAAGATTTTTTTGGATTAGAATATTTAGAAAATAGAGGAGCAGCTTTTGGTATTATGCAAAACAAAACCATATTGCTAGCCATAGTCACTCTACTAGTTATATCAGGAATGATATATTATCTTGTTAAATATAAGCCAAAATCAAAATTCCTAAGAATAAGCCTTGCACTAATTATAGGTGGAGCGCTAGGAAATTTATATGATAGACTATTTTATAAATATGTAGTAGATTTCATTTTACTTCATTATAAAGATATATATTATTTCCCAACATTTAATGTAGCGGATATGTTAGTAGTTGTGGGTACTTTGGTTTTGGCAATTTCTATAGTAAAGGATGAAGTATAA
- a CDS encoding TraR/DksA C4-type zinc finger protein — MEEEKIQYFKQRLINEQSRVQRLINQLRQNGVINSNSEMASEISFYDNHPSDTATELFDIEKGLALKANEISIIKKIQSALDSIENHTYGKCKSCGRDIIEERLEFIPYAENCVGCEKSIGDKKPEQQNDRCVEEDVLGTLFRYSTSGEVGIDAEDIYQTVERFNRLEDIIEYYDDDDDGYVEPIEKISNQQYKNQLPD; from the coding sequence ATGGAAGAGGAAAAAATACAATACTTTAAACAAAGATTAATAAATGAACAATCACGCGTTCAAAGGCTTATTAATCAACTTAGGCAAAATGGTGTTATAAATTCTAACAGTGAAATGGCATCTGAAATATCATTTTATGACAATCATCCCTCAGATACTGCTACTGAACTTTTTGATATTGAAAAAGGATTGGCACTTAAAGCAAATGAGATATCAATTATTAAAAAGATTCAATCTGCATTAGACAGCATTGAAAATCACACCTACGGGAAATGCAAGAGTTGCGGGCGTGATATAATTGAGGAAAGATTAGAATTTATACCTTACGCAGAAAACTGTGTGGGATGTGAAAAATCCATAGGTGATAAAAAACCAGAGCAGCAAAATGATAGATGCGTGGAGGAAGATGTGCTGGGTACACTTTTTAGATACAGTACTAGTGGTGAAGTAGGTATAGATGCTGAAGATATTTATCAAACAGTTGAACGTTTTAATAGATTGGAAGACATAATTGAGTATTATGATGATGATGACGACGGTTATGTTGAACCTATAGAAAAAATAAGTAATCAGCAATATAAAAATCAGTTGCCAGATTAA
- the aroF gene encoding 3-deoxy-7-phosphoheptulonate synthase, with the protein MEKLLVHKNNGLDLKVKVKNIIIGGEEKVIISGPCSVEDYDNMHAIASGLKKTGVHILRGGAFKPRTSPYDFQGFKEEGLKTLKIVGDEFNMPIVTEVMDSKDIDLVLKYADMLQIGSRNMYNYSLLKEVGKLKTPILLKRGMSATLSEWLYAAEYIMSNGNENVVLCERGIRTFETYTRNTLDLSSVAAIKQKYRIPIIVDPSHGTGRRELVEQMSLASIAAGADGLMIESHITPNNAISDARQTVSIDTIDQIVKNVKKFEVAFRD; encoded by the coding sequence ATGGAAAAGTTATTAGTTCATAAAAATAATGGTTTAGATTTGAAAGTAAAGGTTAAAAATATAATTATTGGTGGAGAAGAAAAAGTAATAATATCAGGGCCTTGCTCAGTTGAAGATTACGATAATATGCATGCAATAGCAAGTGGTTTAAAAAAAACCGGTGTACATATATTGAGGGGGGGAGCCTTTAAACCAAGAACTTCTCCCTATGATTTTCAAGGATTTAAGGAGGAAGGTCTGAAAACACTTAAAATTGTTGGTGATGAATTTAATATGCCGATAGTAACAGAGGTTATGGATTCTAAGGATATAGATTTAGTACTGAAATATGCTGATATGTTACAAATAGGGTCTAGAAATATGTACAACTACAGTTTGCTGAAGGAAGTTGGAAAATTAAAGACACCTATTTTATTAAAAAGAGGCATGAGTGCAACACTATCAGAGTGGCTTTATGCGGCAGAGTACATTATGTCAAATGGTAATGAAAATGTTGTGCTCTGTGAGCGAGGTATTAGAACCTTTGAAACTTACACAAGAAATACATTAGATTTAAGTAGTGTTGCTGCAATTAAACAAAAATATCGTATCCCTATAATTGTTGATCCAAGCCATGGAACAGGTAGAAGAGAATTAGTAGAACAGATGTCACTAGCCTCAATAGCTGCAGGTGCAGATGGATTAATGATTGAAAGCCACATTACTCCAAACAATGCTATATCTGACGCAAGGCAAACAGTGTCAATTGACACCATAGATCAAATTGTTAAAAATGTAAAAAAATTCGAGGTAGCGTTTAGGGATTAA
- a CDS encoding 5'-methylthioadenosine/adenosylhomocysteine nucleosidase, translated as MNIGIIGAMSEEVGFLLKDMEFERSEVKANMEFSLGIIHNKNVVIVTSGIGKVNAAVCAQILIDDFNVDYVINVGIAGGTKENIYPGDIVVADNLVQHDMDTSVFGDKIGQIPRLDTFDFKCDKKLIEHAIEACKSIQGHNYFTGRIVSGDQFIASIDKIKWLNSEFECLACEMEGASIAQVCYLNKIPFIVIRSISDNANNGAHMDYEKFKDIAVEHSTKILNNMLKLI; from the coding sequence ATGAATATAGGTATTATTGGAGCAATGAGTGAGGAAGTTGGATTTTTACTTAAAGATATGGAATTTGAAAGAAGTGAGGTTAAGGCTAATATGGAATTTAGTCTTGGAATTATACATAATAAAAACGTAGTCATAGTTACTAGTGGTATTGGGAAAGTTAATGCTGCAGTTTGTGCTCAAATATTAATAGATGATTTTAACGTAGATTATGTTATAAATGTGGGGATTGCAGGCGGAACTAAAGAAAATATTTATCCTGGAGATATTGTAGTAGCGGATAATTTAGTACAACATGATATGGATACTTCTGTATTTGGAGATAAGATAGGACAAATTCCGAGACTCGATACTTTTGATTTCAAATGTGATAAAAAACTAATAGAGCATGCAATAGAGGCTTGCAAGAGCATACAAGGGCATAATTATTTTACGGGAAGAATTGTGTCAGGGGATCAATTTATTGCCAGCATTGATAAAATAAAATGGCTTAATTCTGAGTTTGAATGCTTAGCTTGTGAAATGGAAGGAGCAAGTATAGCACAAGTGTGCTATTTAAACAAAATCCCATTTATTGTTATTAGATCCATTTCAGACAATGCAAATAATGGAGCTCATATGGATTATGAAAAATTCAAGGATATTGCTGTAGAGCATTCCACAAAAATTTTGAACAATATGTTAAAATTAATTTAG
- a CDS encoding DivIVA domain-containing protein, with protein MRMTSMDINNKEFKKGLRGYNADEVDEFLDKVAEEYEIMYKENSTLREKNSFLEEKLDHHVKIESTIQNTLVLAQNAAEQAKFSAQKESELIIRSANDSSQRMVDKAHDDVLKINGEYDSVKQEFAMFRTKFRNFMNCQVEMFDGLESDYFKSYNVGNEIGDKKIDTKNIVESEVFNLTLKNIDEKDFHNHDIEEIKSFFAKE; from the coding sequence ATGAGAATGACATCCATGGATATTAATAATAAAGAGTTTAAAAAGGGTTTAAGAGGATACAATGCTGATGAAGTTGATGAGTTTTTAGATAAGGTAGCTGAAGAATATGAAATTATGTACAAAGAAAATTCAACCTTAAGAGAAAAGAACAGCTTTTTAGAAGAAAAATTAGATCATCATGTTAAAATAGAATCTACAATTCAAAACACCTTAGTGCTCGCTCAAAATGCTGCAGAACAAGCAAAATTTTCTGCTCAGAAGGAGTCAGAATTAATTATCAGAAGTGCAAATGATTCTTCTCAAAGAATGGTAGATAAAGCACATGATGATGTACTTAAGATAAATGGTGAATATGATAGTGTTAAGCAAGAATTTGCAATGTTTAGAACGAAATTTAGAAATTTTATGAATTGTCAAGTTGAGATGTTTGATGGCCTAGAAAGTGACTATTTTAAGAGTTACAATGTGGGTAATGAAATTGGGGATAAAAAAATAGACACAAAAAATATTGTAGAATCAGAAGTTTTTAATTTAACATTAAAAAATATTGATGAAAAAGATTTTCATAACCATGATATAGAAGAAATAAAAAGTTTTTTTGCAAAAGAGTAA
- a CDS encoding RNA-binding protein — protein MDKNYFLNSINHEDKNLISNIFNKMQIAEKTNKIIFTNEFLSPIIWNQISVLCENYKIKSYTNGIFKDSDRRMLSFSSYEGPLIYPINLLKISNNSKFSTLHHKDYLGAIMSLGIKREKLGDLIIRDAVCYVPVCGDISSYIINNLNDIGNSHCSVSEYSYTSQELPERKFEEKIVISTSLRLDGMVSAICNVSRNNSVGLISTGKILVNYFQCLKKDKIVKCNDTLTIRGYGKFVVKEIIGSTQKDRLKVEIKQFI, from the coding sequence ATGGATAAGAACTATTTTTTAAATAGTATAAATCACGAGGATAAAAATTTGATTTCCAATATATTTAATAAAATGCAAATAGCTGAGAAAACTAATAAAATCATATTTACTAATGAGTTTTTATCTCCAATTATATGGAATCAAATTTCGGTCCTATGTGAAAATTATAAAATAAAATCATATACAAATGGGATATTTAAAGATTCCGACAGGAGAATGTTATCATTTTCATCCTATGAGGGACCTTTAATATATCCCATAAACTTATTGAAAATAAGTAATAACTCTAAATTTAGTACCCTTCATCATAAGGATTATTTAGGTGCTATAATGTCACTAGGAATTAAAAGAGAAAAATTAGGTGACTTAATAATTAGAGATGCGGTTTGCTATGTACCAGTATGTGGTGACATTAGCAGTTATATAATTAATAATTTGAATGATATAGGCAATTCTCATTGCAGCGTTAGTGAATACTCTTATACATCGCAGGAGCTTCCAGAACGTAAATTCGAGGAGAAAATTGTTATATCTACCTCACTTCGCCTAGATGGAATGGTTTCAGCCATATGCAATGTTTCAAGAAATAATTCAGTGGGACTTATATCGACGGGTAAAATATTAGTGAATTATTTTCAGTGTTTAAAAAAAGATAAGATTGTAAAGTGCAATGATACCTTAACCATTAGAGGGTATGGTAAGTTTGTGGTTAAAGAGATTATAGGAAGTACTCAAAAGGACCGTTTAAAAGTTGAAATAAAGCAATTCATATAG
- a CDS encoding YggT family protein, with protein sequence MFYRFFDLIFSALQYAIFIEVILSWVYRGTNQYVELLHKITGPILLPGRKIQEKYFGNMMVDFSPIIALVIIMIVRSLVLGLLRY encoded by the coding sequence TTGTTTTATAGATTTTTTGATTTAATTTTTAGTGCATTACAATATGCAATATTTATCGAAGTGATTTTATCTTGGGTTTATAGGGGAACAAATCAATATGTAGAATTATTGCATAAAATAACGGGGCCTATTTTACTACCCGGTAGAAAAATTCAAGAAAAATATTTTGGAAATATGATGGTAGATTTTTCACCAATAATAGCACTTGTTATAATAATGATTGTAAGATCATTAGTGCTTGGCTTATTGAGATATTAG
- a CDS encoding cell division protein SepF translates to MSKVINKVMGFLGMAEDASDEIEEMETEDDNMEIESLMTANKKQSKVVNIHTTASTKVVIIKPEDFDEATTISDNLKSRKIVVVNTTGLEPKTGQRLLDFIGGSCYSLGGDLQQVEKGVYILSPSNIEVNNELKSELSSKGIFNWNK, encoded by the coding sequence ATGAGTAAAGTAATAAACAAGGTTATGGGTTTTTTAGGTATGGCAGAGGATGCATCTGATGAAATTGAAGAAATGGAAACTGAAGATGATAACATGGAGATTGAATCACTGATGACTGCAAATAAAAAACAAAGTAAAGTAGTGAATATTCATACCACAGCATCTACAAAAGTGGTTATTATTAAACCAGAAGATTTTGATGAAGCAACTACAATTAGTGATAACTTGAAGTCAAGAAAAATTGTAGTAGTTAACACTACGGGACTAGAACCTAAAACTGGCCAAAGATTATTAGATTTTATTGGAGGCTCTTGTTATTCTTTAGGTGGAGACCTTCAACAAGTTGAAAAAGGTGTATACATATTATCTCCTTCGAATATAGAAGTTAATAATGAGTTAAAAAGTGAATTAAGTTCAAAAGGAATTTTTAATTGGAATAAATAA
- a CDS encoding YggS family pyridoxal phosphate-dependent enzyme produces the protein MEISEAYNQIKNEISEDVTLICVSKTRQIHEIKEAYAAGARDFGENKVQELMEKHDSLEEDIKWHFIGHLQRNKVKHIVGKVYLIHSLDSIRLLQEIEKQYGAQDKIASVLIQVNIGKENAKTGIAAHDIDSLIQACEECNNIKVKGLMATIPIGNAEECRIYFNQMKSMFDNLKTFKYKNVTMEFLSLGMSGDFEIALKAGSNMIRLGEKIFGERDYNKLEG, from the coding sequence TTGGAAATTAGTGAAGCTTATAACCAAATAAAAAATGAAATCTCAGAAGATGTAACACTAATATGCGTTTCTAAGACTAGACAAATCCATGAAATAAAAGAAGCATATGCAGCTGGAGCTAGAGATTTTGGAGAGAATAAAGTACAAGAATTAATGGAGAAACATGATAGCCTAGAAGAGGACATTAAATGGCATTTTATAGGACACCTGCAGAGGAATAAGGTAAAACATATTGTTGGGAAAGTTTATCTTATTCACTCTTTAGATAGCATAAGACTACTTCAAGAAATTGAAAAACAATATGGGGCGCAAGATAAAATTGCTAGCGTTTTAATTCAAGTTAATATTGGGAAAGAAAATGCTAAAACCGGTATAGCTGCTCATGATATAGATTCTCTAATACAAGCATGCGAGGAATGTAACAACATAAAAGTTAAAGGCCTAATGGCTACAATTCCAATTGGTAATGCAGAAGAGTGTAGAATTTACTTTAATCAGATGAAAAGTATGTTTGATAATCTAAAAACTTTTAAATATAAAAATGTTACCATGGAATTTTTATCTTTAGGTATGAGTGGAGATTTTGAAATTGCACTAAAAGCAGGATCTAATATGATAAGACTTGGTGAGAAAATATTTGGGGAAAGAGATTACAATAAACTGGAGGGATAA
- a CDS encoding DUF881 domain-containing protein has protein sequence MKNNEATIFVFIASIIIGLLIAMNIGFKGKSNFLDVKQYDVAYNERSKLYSELNNLKEQYYNATSKLQKYDSGDVKKYKVLEEIQKEVNENNIILGKSDVQGQGVKITLDDGISNIDEYLSSRQLIHDADIVEVINDLRNAGAEAISVNGQRIIYDNYGLCAGSNIDLNGIKIVVPFYIDAIGNEDVLYNYLTLEATHIKELKLRQVKIDIVKVDDIKILAYTGDYIVKYMSIANKKN, from the coding sequence ATGAAAAATAATGAAGCTACTATATTTGTTTTTATTGCATCAATAATAATAGGACTCCTTATAGCTATGAATATTGGATTTAAAGGAAAAAGTAATTTTTTGGATGTGAAACAGTATGATGTAGCCTATAATGAGAGAAGTAAATTATATTCTGAACTAAACAATTTAAAAGAGCAATACTACAATGCCACCTCAAAGCTCCAAAAGTATGATAGTGGTGATGTGAAAAAATATAAAGTTTTAGAAGAAATTCAAAAGGAAGTTAACGAAAATAATATTATATTAGGAAAGAGTGATGTTCAAGGTCAAGGGGTTAAAATTACATTAGACGATGGTATCAGCAATATTGATGAGTATCTTAGTAGTAGACAGTTAATTCATGACGCTGATATTGTAGAAGTGATAAATGATCTAAGAAATGCAGGAGCAGAAGCAATTTCTGTTAATGGTCAAAGAATTATCTATGATAATTATGGATTATGTGCTGGTTCTAACATTGATTTAAATGGCATTAAGATAGTAGTTCCATTCTACATTGATGCCATAGGTAATGAAGATGTATTGTATAATTATTTAACACTAGAAGCTACACATATAAAAGAATTAAAGCTCAGACAAGTTAAGATTGACATTGTTAAGGTAGATGATATAAAAATATTAGCATATACCGGTGATTATATAGTAAAGTATATGAGTATCGCGAATAAAAAAAATTAA
- a CDS encoding small basic family protein, whose amino-acid sequence MVAFVGLLIGIILGIVWNVDIPVKFSPYISVAIFACLDSVFGALRGSISRNFRADIFVSGFFGNSALAVAMVYLGDKLGIPIYLAAVIVFGGRIFDNFAIIRRLLIDKTKSHS is encoded by the coding sequence ATGGTTGCATTTGTAGGGCTATTAATAGGTATTATACTAGGAATTGTATGGAATGTTGATATTCCAGTTAAATTTTCTCCATATATTTCTGTAGCAATTTTTGCGTGTTTAGATTCTGTTTTTGGAGCGCTGAGAGGGTCAATTTCCCGTAATTTCAGAGCGGATATTTTTGTATCAGGATTTTTCGGAAATTCAGCACTAGCCGTAGCCATGGTTTATCTAGGTGATAAATTAGGCATTCCAATTTATTTGGCTGCTGTTATTGTATTTGGAGGAAGAATATTTGATAACTTTGCAATTATTAGACGACTTTTAATAGATAAAACCAAATCTCACTCCTGA
- a CDS encoding DUF881 domain-containing protein, with the protein MKKFRSQISIGIICVLLGFMITYQFKMISKQNLTADTNKNTPEIITENEQLKTSKEEMQKKIDELDAKTKEYENSAKGRDEQSGLLYKELEETRILTGGTEVEGQGIIIYITPKSDVFGSDSESQRINDTDLVHIVNELNAADAEAISINDIRFTSRSGIRNAGNAIIMNDERISYNKRITIKAIGKKDLLESAISFPGAIPQDLSKTCDITMEKSDKIKVLKYNKAYKFEFAKPIEKK; encoded by the coding sequence ATGAAGAAGTTTAGATCCCAAATTTCCATTGGCATAATATGTGTATTATTAGGATTTATGATAACTTACCAATTTAAAATGATAAGCAAACAGAATTTAACAGCGGATACTAATAAGAATACACCAGAAATTATAACTGAAAATGAACAATTAAAAACTAGCAAAGAAGAAATGCAGAAAAAGATTGATGAATTAGATGCTAAAACAAAGGAATATGAGAACTCTGCTAAGGGAAGAGATGAACAAAGTGGATTATTATACAAAGAATTGGAAGAGACGAGAATTCTTACTGGGGGTACTGAAGTAGAAGGTCAAGGTATAATAATTTACATTACCCCTAAAAGTGATGTTTTTGGTAGTGACTCTGAATCTCAGCGTATAAATGATACAGATTTGGTGCATATAGTAAATGAATTAAATGCGGCAGATGCTGAAGCAATTTCAATTAATGATATTAGATTTACTTCTCGTAGTGGTATAAGAAATGCAGGAAATGCAATTATTATGAATGATGAAAGGATTTCTTATAATAAAAGAATTACAATTAAAGCAATTGGGAAAAAAGACTTACTAGAAAGTGCTATTAGTTTTCCAGGAGCGATTCCACAAGACCTTAGTAAGACCTGCGATATAACTATGGAAAAATCAGATAAAATTAAGGTTCTTAAATATAATAAAGCATATAAATTTGAGTTTGCTAAACCAATAGAAAAGAAATAG